The following proteins are co-located in the Paludibaculum fermentans genome:
- a CDS encoding sialidase family protein, with amino-acid sequence MALRLTRRTVLAGMGSTLWAAPVQAPRHKVVYREGGRFGGWPANHGIWSWGQEILVGFSAAYFKKMPMDRHQYDSSKPEEPRLARSLDGGETWAIEAPKSLLPPEQGGGAAVPLTQPMDFTAPGFAMTLRFSGVHTGPSRLWHTENRGKDWAGPFELPMFGRKGIAARTDYVVLGRRDALAFVTAAKENGREGRPLCIRTQDGGVTWNVQGWIGPEPPLFSIMPSTVRLPGGRLLTSVRVKKDDKTDWIELWASDDLGKNWTLVTRPVQFTGGFSGNPPSMLRLKDGRLCLTYGYRGEPYGIRAVLSDDDGMTWSKDIILRQDGAAWDLGYTRTVQRPDGKLVTVYYFPEQAQTERVIAATIWSADKGL; translated from the coding sequence ATGGCTTTGCGATTGACACGTCGAACCGTACTCGCCGGAATGGGCAGCACGTTGTGGGCGGCTCCAGTTCAGGCTCCGCGGCATAAGGTGGTTTACCGGGAGGGCGGCCGCTTTGGCGGCTGGCCCGCGAATCACGGCATCTGGAGCTGGGGCCAGGAGATCCTGGTGGGCTTCAGCGCGGCCTACTTCAAGAAGATGCCGATGGACCGCCATCAGTACGACAGCAGCAAGCCGGAAGAGCCGCGCCTGGCCCGCAGCCTGGATGGCGGCGAGACGTGGGCGATCGAGGCTCCGAAGAGCCTGCTGCCGCCGGAGCAGGGCGGCGGCGCCGCGGTGCCCTTGACCCAGCCGATGGATTTCACCGCTCCTGGCTTTGCGATGACGCTGCGGTTCAGCGGCGTGCATACCGGGCCGTCGCGGCTGTGGCATACGGAGAATCGGGGCAAGGATTGGGCAGGTCCGTTTGAGTTGCCCATGTTCGGGCGCAAGGGGATCGCGGCGCGCACAGATTACGTGGTGCTGGGCCGCCGGGACGCGCTGGCGTTCGTCACCGCGGCGAAGGAGAACGGGCGCGAGGGGCGGCCGCTCTGCATCCGCACCCAGGATGGCGGCGTGACCTGGAACGTCCAGGGCTGGATCGGTCCGGAACCGCCGTTGTTCTCCATCATGCCTTCGACGGTGCGGTTGCCCGGCGGACGGCTATTGACGTCGGTGCGCGTCAAGAAAGACGACAAGACGGATTGGATCGAGCTGTGGGCGTCGGACGATCTTGGCAAGAACTGGACCCTGGTAACGCGGCCGGTGCAGTTCACGGGCGGGTTCAGCGGGAATCCGCCGTCGATGCTGCGGCTGAAGGACGGGCGGCTCTGCCTGACCTACGGGTATCGCGGTGAGCCCTACGGCATCCGCGCGGTGCTCAGCGACGACGACGGCATGACCTGGAGCAAGGACATCATCCTGCGGCAGGATGGCGCGGCCTGGGACCTGGGCTACACACGGACGGTCCAGCGGCCGGACGGAAAGCTGGTGACGGTGTACTACTTCCCCGAGCAGGCGCAGACTGAGCGCGTGATCGCGGCAACCATCTGGAGTGCGGATAAGGGCCTATGA
- a CDS encoding TonB-dependent receptor produces the protein MKRLLSLCILLSASGLGLVAQDVRASLSGIVTDPTGAIVPGVQIRVTSVERGTTTEAVSNESGFYLIQFLLPGKYQLSADKTGFKKMLKSDINLAAADHPALDLRMEIGQTSDSVTVTGDLSLLQTETSTRSATIETKAIEDIPTAGRNLYQFQYTLPGVIKNSRYWGSMELYAFGNINGVSIGGGRSGENETLIDGVSNTRLDRGVAYAPALNGTQEVTVQTNSYDAQFGRVGGGVTLITTKSGTNDLHGQLFEFFKNDKLNSADWIANAQGEGRSPMRNNTYGFEVDGPVILPKVFDGRNKAFFMLSLEGLREHNTSGEIRTVPTAAERGGDFSKTLNGDGDLVKIYDPFNTTVDAAGKSVRVPFAGNIIPASRMNAISKNVTSYIPLPTSTGSDLAHSDNYSSFTPDMNGYNSWLGRMDLKLTQKSSVAFRYGETPWINHAGRVWGTNAAEPSGEWPSTRVSRNWGADWTYTLSPSMVLSLRGGLARYEGFGGNTYAENFDPRKLGFSDALVSQFTTIQFPRFNFSNSTEIGANTVKSYEVHDTWSITPTVNWVRGRHIIKFGGDLRRYNRNQVQPGLASGRYDFQPNWTQQNPTQADDLSGNDFATFLLGYPSGTGGYVDRNIDVAYRSHYYGMFIQDDFKLTSKLTVNIGLRWDYEAPVQERYNRMIRTFDTSAVSPIASKVQGLTLKGGLVYAGVNGVSAQAFQPKRANFQPRVGFAWNVMPKWVIRGGYGLSMLGQSALGQTTGFSRPTPLVTSLDGNITPAVSLNDPYPTSIYAGGLLQPIGNSQGLATNLGQSVTGQYTNRPLPYSHQFSIGFQRELPFNMVTDISYVGNLTNRLPVNLNQNFIPASELAKIPVDQRTAYFTAKVDNPMAGLLPNSGLNGATIPRAQLLYAFPQFSQVTITDVPIGKQNYHSLQSRLTRRFSKGFMMQAAYTWSKTLEQVSVLDQTDTNTNDLLSTKLEKRLVQYDIPHKFTIQAIYELPFGKGKPVLGHSNALVNGIVGGWNLSAQYALQSGFIMDFPNAANIAPRSAKLTNDQRTELAKANGRSYWDPSYDKWFDVTLFPKKAQAAYTVRDFPTRFSDVRAQGVKSAEISVYKQFLIKERVKWQIRADAYNAFNHPWFGQPQSVDVTNSRFGQLKADMNNETRIISLVMKIIF, from the coding sequence GTGAAGCGACTTCTCTCCCTGTGTATATTGTTGAGCGCATCCGGATTGGGCCTGGTGGCCCAGGATGTGCGCGCGTCTCTGTCTGGCATTGTGACCGATCCCACTGGCGCCATCGTCCCTGGCGTCCAGATTCGAGTCACCAGCGTCGAACGTGGCACCACGACCGAAGCAGTATCCAACGAGTCAGGGTTCTATCTCATTCAGTTCCTTCTGCCCGGCAAATATCAATTGTCGGCCGACAAAACCGGGTTCAAGAAGATGTTGAAGTCGGACATCAACCTGGCGGCCGCCGATCACCCGGCCCTGGATCTCCGCATGGAGATCGGCCAGACCAGCGACTCCGTCACCGTGACAGGCGACCTCAGCCTGCTGCAGACGGAAACCTCCACCCGGTCGGCAACGATCGAAACCAAGGCCATTGAAGACATCCCGACGGCGGGCCGCAACCTGTACCAGTTTCAGTACACCCTGCCCGGCGTCATCAAGAACAGCCGCTATTGGGGCTCGATGGAGCTCTACGCCTTCGGCAATATCAATGGCGTATCCATCGGCGGCGGCCGCAGCGGCGAAAACGAGACGCTGATCGACGGCGTGTCGAATACCCGCCTGGACCGTGGCGTAGCCTATGCGCCGGCGCTGAACGGCACCCAGGAAGTCACCGTGCAGACCAACTCCTACGACGCGCAGTTTGGCCGCGTGGGCGGCGGCGTCACGCTGATCACCACCAAGTCCGGCACCAACGACCTCCACGGCCAGTTGTTTGAGTTCTTCAAGAACGACAAACTCAACTCGGCCGATTGGATTGCAAATGCCCAGGGCGAAGGCCGGTCGCCGATGCGCAACAACACCTATGGCTTTGAGGTCGACGGTCCGGTGATCCTGCCGAAGGTATTCGACGGGCGCAACAAGGCGTTCTTCATGCTCTCGCTGGAAGGACTGCGCGAGCACAATACCTCGGGCGAGATCCGGACGGTGCCGACCGCGGCCGAGCGCGGCGGCGACTTCTCGAAGACGCTGAACGGCGACGGCGACCTGGTGAAGATCTACGACCCCTTCAACACGACCGTGGACGCCGCCGGGAAGAGCGTGCGCGTGCCGTTCGCGGGCAATATCATTCCGGCCTCGCGCATGAACGCGATCTCGAAGAACGTGACGTCGTACATCCCGCTGCCCACCAGCACCGGCAGCGACCTGGCGCACAGCGACAACTACAGCAGCTTCACGCCGGACATGAACGGCTACAACAGCTGGCTGGGGCGCATGGATCTCAAACTGACCCAGAAGAGCAGCGTGGCCTTCCGCTACGGCGAAACGCCGTGGATCAACCATGCCGGCCGAGTGTGGGGTACCAACGCGGCCGAGCCGAGCGGCGAGTGGCCGTCCACCCGCGTGTCCCGCAACTGGGGCGCCGACTGGACCTACACCCTCAGCCCTTCGATGGTGCTGAGCCTGCGCGGCGGCCTGGCCCGCTATGAAGGCTTCGGCGGCAACACCTACGCGGAGAACTTCGATCCGCGCAAGCTGGGCTTCTCCGATGCGCTGGTGAGCCAGTTCACCACCATTCAGTTCCCGCGCTTCAACTTCAGCAACTCCACCGAAATCGGCGCCAACACCGTGAAGAGCTATGAAGTCCACGACACCTGGAGCATCACGCCCACGGTGAACTGGGTACGCGGCCGTCACATCATCAAGTTCGGCGGCGACCTGCGGCGGTATAACCGCAATCAGGTGCAGCCGGGCCTGGCCAGCGGCCGGTATGACTTCCAGCCGAACTGGACCCAGCAGAACCCGACGCAGGCGGACGATCTGTCCGGCAACGACTTCGCGACGTTCCTGCTGGGCTACCCCAGCGGCACGGGCGGCTATGTCGATCGCAACATCGACGTCGCCTATCGCAGCCACTACTACGGCATGTTCATCCAGGACGACTTCAAACTGACGTCCAAACTGACCGTGAACATCGGACTCCGCTGGGACTACGAAGCGCCGGTGCAGGAGCGGTACAACCGCATGATCCGGACGTTCGACACGTCAGCGGTCAGCCCCATTGCGAGCAAGGTGCAGGGCCTGACCCTGAAAGGCGGCCTGGTCTATGCGGGCGTGAACGGTGTCAGCGCCCAGGCCTTCCAGCCGAAGCGCGCCAACTTCCAGCCGCGCGTCGGCTTTGCCTGGAACGTGATGCCGAAGTGGGTCATCCGCGGCGGCTACGGCTTGAGCATGCTGGGACAATCGGCGCTGGGCCAGACCACGGGCTTCAGCCGGCCGACTCCTCTCGTCACCTCGCTCGACGGCAATATCACGCCGGCCGTGAGCTTGAACGATCCGTACCCCACCTCGATCTACGCGGGCGGCCTGCTGCAGCCCATCGGCAACTCGCAGGGCCTGGCCACTAACCTGGGGCAGTCGGTCACCGGACAGTACACCAACCGGCCTCTGCCTTACTCGCACCAGTTCAGCATCGGCTTCCAGCGCGAACTGCCGTTCAACATGGTGACCGACATCTCCTATGTCGGCAACCTGACCAACCGCTTGCCCGTCAACCTGAACCAGAACTTCATCCCGGCCAGCGAACTGGCGAAGATTCCCGTGGATCAGCGGACGGCCTATTTCACCGCCAAGGTGGACAACCCGATGGCCGGCCTGCTGCCGAACTCGGGGTTGAACGGCGCCACCATTCCCCGCGCCCAGTTGCTGTACGCCTTCCCGCAGTTCTCGCAGGTGACCATCACGGACGTACCGATCGGGAAGCAGAACTACCACTCGCTGCAATCGCGCCTCACGCGCCGCTTCTCCAAGGGCTTCATGATGCAGGCGGCCTACACCTGGTCAAAGACCCTGGAGCAGGTGAGTGTCCTCGACCAGACCGATACCAACACCAACGACCTGCTCTCCACCAAGCTGGAGAAGCGTCTGGTGCAGTACGACATCCCCCACAAGTTCACGATCCAGGCGATCTATGAACTTCCGTTCGGCAAGGGCAAGCCGGTGCTGGGCCACTCGAATGCCCTGGTGAACGGCATCGTGGGCGGCTGGAACCTCAGCGCGCAATACGCGCTGCAGTCCGGCTTCATCATGGACTTCCCGAACGCCGCCAACATCGCGCCTCGCAGCGCGAAGCTGACGAACGATCAGCGCACCGAACTGGCAAAGGCCAACGGCCGCAGCTACTGGGATCCGTCCTACGACAAGTGGTTCGATGTGACCCTGTTCCCGAAGAAGGCGCAGGCGGCCTACACCGTCCGCGACTTCCCCACGCGGTTCTCCGACGTGCGGGCACAGGGTGTGAAGTCGGCCGAGATCTCGGTGTACAAGCAGTTCCTCATCAAGGAACGCGTGAAGTGGCAGATCCGTGCCGACGCCTACAACGCCTTCAATCACCCCTGGTTCGGACAGCCGCAGTCGGTGGACGTCACCAACTCGCGCTTCGGCCAGCTGAAGGCTGACATGAACAACGAAACGAGGATCATCTCCCTGGTGATGAAGATCATCTTCTAG
- a CDS encoding dihydrodipicolinate synthase family protein yields MNHRPWGYPFSIMLRNQQIGGIIPALLLPRDAEGGPAWDLFERNAELLMSAGGVGLCVNGATGEYVAASESERIEAVVRARRVAGNRGLIVSAVGAASLRETIALAHVSQEEGADVILIPPPHFFRYAQEDLAEFYRQAVGALRVPALLYNLPSFTARLDSSLCLDLIHQLPGLAGIKDSSGQLDILTSLTTPEGSTGVRLVGNDTVLAEAMRRQICDGSISGVAGVLPELTIGLWKAGVAGKTELFEQISGLLDELLAQLEPFPIPWGIKLVSAVRGFGTATFALPSSAVRQQQCAEFQAWFCEWWPGASELLGVPAAGTLSLRHS; encoded by the coding sequence ATGAATCACCGGCCGTGGGGGTACCCGTTCAGTATTATGCTACGGAATCAACAGATAGGTGGAATTATTCCCGCGTTGCTACTGCCGCGCGATGCCGAAGGTGGACCCGCGTGGGACCTTTTCGAACGCAATGCGGAGCTGTTGATGAGTGCCGGCGGAGTGGGCTTGTGCGTCAACGGAGCGACGGGTGAGTATGTCGCCGCTTCGGAATCTGAGCGGATCGAAGCAGTGGTCCGGGCCAGGCGGGTTGCCGGCAATCGCGGTCTGATTGTCAGCGCCGTCGGCGCGGCCAGCCTGCGTGAAACCATTGCCCTCGCGCATGTGTCTCAGGAGGAGGGCGCTGACGTCATCCTCATCCCTCCGCCGCACTTCTTCCGTTATGCCCAGGAGGATCTGGCCGAGTTCTACCGGCAGGCCGTCGGCGCGCTGCGCGTTCCGGCCCTGCTGTACAACCTGCCGTCGTTCACGGCGCGGCTGGACTCCTCCCTCTGCCTGGATCTCATCCACCAGCTGCCCGGCCTGGCCGGGATAAAAGATAGCAGTGGACAGTTGGATATTCTGACCTCGCTGACCACTCCTGAAGGATCAACCGGAGTGCGCCTGGTGGGCAACGACACCGTGCTCGCTGAAGCGATGCGGCGGCAAATCTGTGACGGAAGCATCTCCGGAGTGGCTGGAGTGCTGCCGGAACTGACCATCGGCCTGTGGAAAGCGGGCGTCGCGGGCAAGACCGAGCTGTTCGAGCAAATTTCCGGACTGTTGGACGAACTTTTGGCTCAGTTGGAGCCATTTCCCATTCCGTGGGGCATCAAGCTGGTCTCCGCTGTGCGTGGATTCGGGACGGCGACGTTTGCGCTGCCCTCTTCAGCGGTGCGGCAGCAGCAATGCGCGGAGTTCCAGGCGTGGTTCTGTGAATGGTGGCCGGGCGCGAGCGAGTTGCTGGGTGTGCCGGCAGCGGGTACGCTGAGCCTGCGCCACAGCTAA